Proteins found in one Quercus robur chromosome 2, dhQueRobu3.1, whole genome shotgun sequence genomic segment:
- the LOC126698498 gene encoding uncharacterized protein LOC126698498 produces MSAKGELPQILTTLLMMRRIKTIGKGQELPSSESFSYDEDYCCSRKNNNLSLRGLVNDAMNKTLNQVSKSPFTHKIEEGRFPRRFTQPTFTLYNGRTDPVEHVSHFNQKMTVHSKNKVLMCKVFPSSLGPVAMMWFDGLRAGSISSFKELTQTFGSRFITCSRVPRLLASLLSLSMREGETLKTYSDRYWEMFNEIEGDFKDVTISTFKLGLPVGHGLRKPLTGKPITSIRQLMDQIDKYKKVKEDQLQDKGKGKVIPQERRDFRSECYNNNKPRRDFAGQSGFAAPQVVNTVFQEPVHQVLEKIKNKPYFKWPNKMSGDPLRRNQSLHCQYHQDRGYTTEDCRTLWNHLEQLVKEGKLQQFLYRPNGQGDQSRSQG; encoded by the coding sequence ATGAGCGCAAAAGGCGAGCTCCCTCAAATTCTGACTACTCTTCTGATGATGAGGAGGATTAAGACTATAGGCAAAGGTCAAGAACTCCCCTCCAGTGAATCTTTCTCGTATGACGAAGATTACTGCTGTAGTCGCAAAAACAACAATTTATCTTTGAGAGGCCTGGTAAATGATGCTATGAATAAAACGCTTAACCAAGTTTCTAAATCACCCTTCACCCACAAGATTGAGGAAGGAAGATTTCCTCGGCGGTTCACTCAACCCACTTTCACCTTGTATAATGGCAGAACAGACCCTGTTGAACATGTTAGCCACTTTAATCAAAAAATGACGGTACATTCTAAGAACAAAGtcttgatgtgcaaggtttttccgtccagtttggggcctgtggcgATGATGTGGTTTGATGGTCTGAGGGCAGGATCCATCAGTTCCTTTAAGGAACTCACCCAAACGTTCGGGTCCCGTTTTATTACGTGCAGTAGAGTGCCTCGGCTTTTGGCTTCTTTGCTATCTCTATCCATGAGAGAGGGTGAAACTCTAAAAACATACTCGGACCgatattgggagatgttcaatgagatagaAGGTGATTTTAAGGACGTGACCATCAGTACTTTCAAGCTTGGCTTGCCTGTAGGGCACGGTCTAAGGAAGCCTTTGACGGGGAAACCTATCACCAGTATTCGTCAATTAATGGATCAAATTGACAAGTATAAGAAGGTTAAGGAGGACCAGCTGCAAGATAAGGGGAAAGGcaaggttatccctcaggagaggagggatttcaggtcggaatGTTACAACAATAACAAACCCCGACGAGATTTTGCCGGACAATCTGGATTTGCAGCCCCACAAGTAGTAAACACCGTGTTTCAAGAACCAGTGCATCAAGttttggagaagatcaagaacaaGCCGTattttaaatggccaaacaagatgagTGGAGATCCTTTAAGGCGTAATCAAAGCCTCCATTGCCAGTATCATCAGGACCGAGGATATACCACTGAAGATTGTCGAACATTGTGGAACCATCTGGAACAATTGGTTAAGGAGGGGAAGCTACAACAATTTCTATACCGACCCAATGGACAGGGAGACCAGTCAAGGTCACAAGGCTAG
- the LOC126713558 gene encoding NAC domain-containing protein 17-like has protein sequence MTVQSESCMGDDGWPPGFRFHPTDEELVLYYLKRRICRRKLKLDIIAEVDVYKWDPEELPGQSILKSGDRQWFYFTPRDRKYPNGGRSNRATRHGYWKATGKDRNIMCNSRTVGVKKTLVFYRGRAPHGERTDWVMHEYTLDEEELKRCQNVQDYYALYKLYKKSGPGPKNGEQYGAPFKEEEWDDVECPDFNNSVDRDISVKQLNEVTSVTNVRANGQVFDGFEEFMRQIADDPVLEHPQLGDCALTLSQVVGEEETQSTMVDPASTEVMNAVPVGVLHPSGQLYDVQPSFGLTQSATSQLQLYESPEVLSAPNLHGHEPFIIHEEDFLEIDDLIGPEPSFSNDRAVENLQFENRNGDGLSEFEVFHDAAFFLHDMGPIDQATVADPYINTLENNTVTQFDYQLQPNLDGAGQNNDQLWALDERRNLYTSAESDLGYFPTPSGVGYESTNYHTQANQNENGNEDVGAYTNYPIHANQNENGNEDVGAASRFSSALWSFVESIPTTPASASENALVNRAFERMSSFSRVRMNVKNTNVSVGNGAESNKRAGRSKGLFFISVIGVLCAMLWVLIGNVRLWGRCMSS, from the exons ATGACTGTGCAATCAGAGTCTTGTATGGGTGACGATGGATGGCCACCTGGGTTTCGGTTCCACCCGACAGACGAGGAGCTTGTTCTGTACTATCTGAAGAGGAGGATTTGTCGGAGGAAGCTCAAGCTTGATATCATCGCTGAGGTCGATGTGTACAAATGGGACCCTGAAGAATTGCCTG GGCAATCTATTCTAAAATCTGGAGATAGGCAATGGTTCTATTTCACTCCTAGAGATAGGAAGTATCCTAATGGAGGAAGGTCAAACAGGGCTACCAGACATGGGTATTGGAAAGCAACAGGAAAGGACCGTAACATTATGTGCAATTCTAGGACAGTTGGAGTGAAAAAGACCCTGGTTTTTTATAGAGGGCGTGCACCTCATGGGGAACGCACTGACTGGGTCATGCATGAGTATACATTGGACGAGGAGGAGCTTAAGAGATGCCAGAATGTTCAG GATTATTATGCACTCTACAAGCTTTACAAAAAAAGTGGACCTGGTCCTAAAAATGGTGAGCAATATGGGGCACCATTtaaagaagaagagtgggaTGATGTTGAATGCCCAGATTTTAACAACTCTGTTGATAGGGATATTTCGGTGAAGCAACTCAATGAGGTTACGTCTGTCACTAATGTGAGAGCCAATGGTCAAGTATTTGATGGATTTGAGGAGTTCATGAGGCAAATTGCTGATGATCCTGTGCTGGAACACCCACAACTCGGCGATTGTGCTCTCACTCTATCTCAG GTTGTTGGTGAGGAAGAAACACAGAGTACCATGGTGGATCCAGCCTCTACTGAAGTTATGAATGCCGTACCTGTTGGAGTGCTGCACCCAAGTGGTCAGCTGTATGATGTGCAGCCCAGCTTTGGCCTTACACAGTCAGCTACTTCGCAATTGCAATTGTATGAGTCACCTGAGGTCTTGTCTGCTCCCAATCTTCATGGACATGAACCTTTCATAATACATGAGGAGGACTTCCTGGAAATCGATGATCTCATTGGTCCTGAGCCTAGTTTTTCAAATGACAGAGCTGTGGAGAACTTGCAGTTCGAGAACAGGAATGGTGATGGATTAAGTGAGTTTGAAGTGTTCCATGATGCTGCCTTCTTTCTTCATGACATGGGGCCAATTGATCAGGCAACAGTGGCAGATCCATATATAAATACCCTTGAGAATAATACGGTAACCCAGTTTGATTATCAGTTGCAACCCAATCTTGATGGTGCAGGTCAGAATAACGATCAGCTTTGGGCACTTGATGAAAGAAGAAACTTATATACTTCAGCAGAATCAGATCTGGGTTATTTTCCTACACCCTCAG GTGTCGGGTATGAATCTACAAATTATCATACCCAAGCAAATCAGAATGAAAATGGCAATGAGGATGTTGGTGCATACACAAATTATCCCATCCACGCAAATCAGAATGAAAATGGCAATGAGGATGTTGGTGCTGCAAGTCGGTTCTCTTCTGCATTATGGTCATTTGTGGAATCAATACCCACTACCCCTGCATCTGCTTCAGAGAATGCATTGGTGAATCGGGCTTTTGAGCGAATGTCTAGCTTTAGTAGGGTAAGAATGAATGTCAAAAATACAAATGTTTCTGTTGGAAATGGTGCTGAATCTAATAAGAGGGCAGGCAGAAGCAAgggattattttttatttcagttaTTGGAGTGCTCTGTGCTATGTTGTGGGTGCTGATTGGAAATGTGAGACTATGGGGAAGATGCATGTCTTCATGA